Proteins encoded by one window of Halorubrum ruber:
- a CDS encoding Eco57I restriction-modification methylase domain-containing protein, protein MQRSLTYRTNRDLFSNHYLDEHLPETEAWEEVDENELAAARDEILDLYEREKDTAPKRNESQLEEKFIRPMFRKLGVPFEVEESTSRTQRRPDYGFFETDEAARDAFERREEGGDFYENAVAVADAKRWGRPLDTRGSGEHERDFENPSYQIHVYLQETPARWAVLTDGKKWRLYYGPTSHRLDSYYEIDLPAVLETGDLEEFKYFYLFFRHGAFLEDAGGDCFLDEVYDESNVFAQDLGEDLQDNIYEAIKVLSEGYLQYPENDLDEGDLDLIHDASLIYLYRLIFVLYAEAEGRDLLDTDNEIYEESYSLNSLKQEVADELDGGDPKYRDWQDDLSARLDELFELIDQGSKSRGIPEDDLHIPAYNGGLFRTDPDEDDGAEARFLAEHTVGDAHLARVVELLTRSRQGDGEGKIFVDYSSLDVRHLGSVYEGLLEYQLHVADEPLALDDGEYVPVEGGEEGAADDEGDESDPDADSADVAVEPGEVYLTTGSGERKATGSYYTPEYVVEYIVDETLGPLVDDIREDLLGYDSYSEGGFAAEFAERVFELKILDPAMGSGHFLTSAVDYLAREIIDAQERQAAQQGVETVDEERDINWARRKVAQRCIYGVDLNPLATELAKVSLWLRTLAAEQPLAFLDHHLKTGNSLVGSDIEDVLANGDDADANDGQLTLEQSFAHTRQQALEHVMDRFQSLLAIDNETLADAKEMEDVYDAVRDDPLYRHLLAMANVHTAERFGLDVPSDADKRMAEALRADSWSEIEGQDWFKSAQAMAADERFFHWELEFPVAFYDEDGGRKADAGFDAVIGNPPYVGEKERKEEFDFLRKCSHVRECYQGRMDMLYFFVLLGIELSNNSGASSMITTAYWPEADSAENLRREIINRTNISEIVEFDGFTVFDQAPGQENLIYKFDNSDIDTTTFSYIRSDTYEQDAVAESLLGDKKLFYQEEYETDKINLPTDGSEWYGIKGLAKGALEIPDTENTLSDFFESYQGIVPNPDRVTKQSYEEYENESVEIGDGVFLLDKEDLDRIGIDDGHQLLKPAYRNSNISEFHISYPSKLYVLYITSNTDIDQYPRIKEHLNQYRSKLEERREVKNGKINWYSLQWPRNEQLFETPKIVYSNWGNDWQPYAVENQGYYERRDITLLKPRSSDIDIHRLTAILNSRLSKYWQTEQRSRTGYTTQGSLDDLPIPSEADKTDGKTEYSLSELAKRISKFKNQRTVLNLDLLDYLGNYDEGPTLPDVGLFQPSASNVLDATTEEYEKLRVGDVRAERDGTRVTISATARYKPEDEDAHETDTYGYTETEFHEAFTLVDCSEREAALVAAFVPVAVDDEIAGFRENATKTNSLVDRLKAITLPDPDDAADDLDRYVETKARADELDAKIEETDRLIDEIVYDLYDLTEEEIEIVEEAVAE, encoded by the coding sequence ATGCAGCGTTCACTCACCTACCGAACGAACCGCGACCTGTTCTCCAACCACTACCTCGACGAGCACCTCCCCGAGACCGAGGCGTGGGAGGAGGTGGACGAGAACGAACTGGCGGCCGCGCGCGACGAGATCCTCGACCTCTACGAGCGGGAGAAGGACACGGCGCCGAAGCGGAACGAGTCCCAGCTAGAGGAGAAGTTCATCCGGCCGATGTTCCGGAAGCTGGGGGTCCCGTTCGAAGTCGAGGAGAGCACGAGCCGGACCCAGCGCCGACCGGACTACGGCTTCTTCGAGACCGACGAGGCGGCGCGCGACGCGTTCGAGCGCCGCGAAGAGGGCGGCGACTTCTACGAGAACGCGGTCGCCGTCGCGGACGCCAAGCGCTGGGGGCGACCGCTCGACACGCGGGGCAGCGGCGAACACGAGCGCGACTTCGAGAACCCGAGCTACCAGATCCACGTCTACCTCCAAGAGACGCCCGCCCGCTGGGCGGTGCTGACGGACGGGAAGAAGTGGCGGCTCTACTACGGGCCGACGAGCCACCGGCTCGACTCCTACTACGAGATCGATCTACCGGCCGTCCTCGAAACCGGGGACTTAGAGGAGTTCAAATACTTCTACCTCTTCTTCCGGCACGGCGCGTTCCTCGAAGACGCCGGCGGCGACTGCTTCCTCGACGAGGTGTACGACGAGTCGAACGTCTTCGCGCAGGACCTCGGCGAGGACCTCCAAGACAACATCTACGAGGCGATCAAGGTGCTCTCGGAGGGGTACCTCCAGTACCCGGAGAACGACCTCGACGAGGGGGATCTCGACCTGATCCACGACGCGTCGCTCATCTACCTCTACCGGCTCATCTTCGTGCTGTACGCTGAGGCCGAGGGGCGCGACCTGCTGGACACGGACAACGAGATCTACGAGGAGTCGTACAGTCTGAACTCGCTGAAACAGGAGGTGGCCGACGAGCTCGACGGGGGCGACCCGAAGTACCGCGACTGGCAGGACGACCTGAGCGCGCGGCTCGACGAGCTGTTCGAGCTGATCGACCAAGGGAGCAAGTCGCGGGGGATCCCCGAGGACGACCTCCACATCCCGGCGTACAACGGCGGGCTGTTCCGAACGGATCCGGACGAGGACGACGGCGCGGAGGCGCGGTTCCTCGCCGAGCACACGGTCGGCGACGCGCACTTAGCCCGAGTCGTCGAACTGCTCACGCGGAGCCGGCAGGGGGACGGCGAGGGGAAGATCTTCGTCGACTACTCCTCGCTGGACGTGCGCCACCTCGGGAGCGTCTACGAGGGACTGTTAGAGTACCAGCTTCACGTCGCGGACGAGCCGCTGGCGCTCGACGACGGCGAGTACGTGCCGGTCGAGGGCGGCGAGGAGGGCGCGGCGGACGACGAGGGCGACGAGAGCGACCCGGACGCCGACTCCGCGGACGTCGCGGTCGAGCCGGGCGAGGTGTACCTCACGACCGGGAGCGGCGAGCGCAAGGCGACGGGGTCGTACTACACGCCCGAGTACGTCGTCGAGTACATCGTCGACGAGACGCTCGGGCCGCTGGTCGACGACATCCGCGAGGATCTGCTCGGCTACGACTCATACAGCGAGGGCGGGTTCGCGGCCGAGTTCGCGGAGCGCGTGTTCGAGTTAAAAATCCTCGATCCGGCGATGGGGAGCGGGCACTTCCTCACGAGCGCGGTCGACTACCTCGCGCGGGAGATCATCGACGCGCAGGAGCGGCAGGCGGCCCAGCAGGGCGTCGAGACGGTCGACGAAGAGCGCGACATCAACTGGGCGCGCCGGAAGGTGGCCCAGCGGTGCATCTACGGCGTGGACCTGAATCCGCTCGCGACCGAGCTGGCGAAGGTGTCGCTGTGGCTGCGGACGCTCGCCGCGGAGCAGCCGCTCGCGTTCCTCGACCACCACTTAAAAACCGGAAACTCGCTGGTCGGCAGCGACATCGAGGACGTGCTCGCCAACGGTGACGACGCCGACGCGAACGACGGGCAGTTGACCTTAGAGCAGTCGTTCGCGCACACGCGCCAGCAGGCGCTCGAACACGTGATGGACCGGTTCCAGAGTCTGCTCGCCATCGACAACGAGACGCTCGCGGACGCGAAGGAGATGGAGGACGTGTACGACGCGGTCCGTGACGACCCCCTCTACCGGCACCTGCTGGCGATGGCGAACGTCCACACCGCCGAGCGGTTCGGCCTCGACGTGCCGAGCGACGCCGACAAGCGCATGGCGGAGGCCCTCCGCGCCGACTCGTGGAGCGAGATCGAAGGGCAGGACTGGTTTAAAAGCGCGCAGGCGATGGCCGCCGACGAGCGCTTCTTCCACTGGGAGTTGGAGTTCCCGGTGGCGTTCTACGACGAGGACGGCGGCCGCAAGGCCGACGCCGGATTCGACGCGGTGATCGGGAATCCGCCGTATGTAGGAGAAAAGGAACGTAAAGAGGAATTTGATTTCTTACGAAAGTGTTCGCACGTTAGAGAATGTTATCAGGGGAGGATGGATATGTTATATTTCTTCGTGCTGCTGGGAATTGAACTCTCCAACAACTCTGGGGCATCTTCTATGATTACTACAGCATATTGGCCAGAGGCAGATAGCGCAGAAAACCTCCGTCGTGAAATAATAAATAGAACAAATATTAGCGAGATCGTTGAATTTGATGGCTTCACAGTATTCGACCAGGCTCCCGGGCAAGAAAATCTCATATACAAATTTGACAATTCTGATATAGATACTACCACGTTCTCGTATATTCGTTCAGATACTTATGAACAAGACGCTGTCGCGGAGTCTCTGTTAGGTGATAAGAAACTATTTTATCAAGAAGAGTATGAAACTGATAAAATCAATTTGCCTACTGATGGTAGCGAATGGTACGGTATAAAAGGATTAGCAAAGGGTGCGTTAGAGATACCGGATACTGAAAATACACTTTCTGATTTCTTCGAATCCTACCAAGGAATTGTTCCGAATCCGGATAGGGTTACAAAACAATCGTACGAAGAGTATGAAAACGAAAGTGTAGAGATTGGAGACGGTGTATTTCTACTGGATAAGGAGGATTTAGATCGTATTGGAATTGACGATGGGCACCAATTGCTCAAACCAGCATACCGTAATTCGAATATCTCAGAATTTCATATATCATATCCAAGTAAATTGTATGTTCTGTATATTACTTCAAACACAGATATTGACCAGTATCCCCGAATCAAGGAGCATCTTAATCAATATAGATCCAAGTTGGAGGAGAGAAGAGAAGTCAAGAATGGGAAAATAAACTGGTATAGTCTCCAGTGGCCACGGAATGAGCAGTTATTCGAGACGCCAAAAATAGTATATTCTAACTGGGGGAATGATTGGCAACCATATGCGGTAGAAAATCAAGGATATTACGAGAGGCGTGATATCACGCTACTTAAACCACGTAGTTCGGATATAGATATTCATCGGCTCACAGCAATACTGAATTCGAGATTGTCTAAATACTGGCAAACAGAACAGCGATCCAGAACTGGCTACACCACACAAGGTAGTCTTGACGACCTCCCCATTCCCTCCGAGGCTGACAAAACAGATGGTAAAACAGAATATAGTTTATCCGAACTCGCAAAAAGGATATCTAAATTTAAAAACCAAAGAACTGTTCTCAACCTCGACCTTCTCGACTACCTCGGCAACTACGACGAGGGCCCGACCCTCCCCGACGTCGGGCTCTTCCAGCCGAGCGCGTCGAACGTCCTCGACGCGACGACGGAGGAGTACGAGAAGCTCCGCGTGGGCGACGTGCGCGCCGAGCGCGACGGGACGCGCGTCACGATCTCCGCGACGGCGCGGTACAAGCCGGAGGACGAGGACGCCCACGAGACCGACACGTACGGCTACACCGAGACGGAGTTCCACGAGGCGTTCACGCTCGTCGACTGCTCCGAGCGCGAGGCCGCGCTCGTCGCGGCGTTCGTCCCGGTCGCCGTCGACGACGAGATCGCGGGCTTCCGCGAGAACGCCACCAAGACGAACTCGCTCGTCGACCGCCTGAAGGCGATCACGCTGCCCGACCCCGACGACGCCGCCGACGACCTCGACCGCTACGTCGAGACGAAAGCGCGCGCTGACGAACTCGACGCGAAGATCGAAGAAACCGACCGCCTCATCGACGAGATCGTCTACGACCTCTACGACCTGACCGAGGAGGAGATCGAGATCGTCGAGGAGGCAGTCGCGGAGTAA
- a CDS encoding 50S ribosomal protein L30 produces the protein MQAIVQLRGDVNLDYGVEDTLDMLNVGRVNHATFVPETDSYRGMIAKVNDVVAFGEPSVEAVARTIARRGEPIEGSADVDDEWIDDNTDYADLEALAEALVDEETTLRDQGLSPTLRLHAPRGGHEGIKHPVIEGGELGKHTTEEIDSLLEAMR, from the coding sequence ATGCAGGCGATCGTGCAGCTCCGCGGCGACGTCAACCTCGACTACGGCGTCGAGGACACGCTCGACATGCTGAACGTCGGGCGCGTCAACCACGCGACGTTCGTCCCCGAGACGGACTCGTACCGCGGCATGATCGCGAAGGTCAACGACGTCGTCGCGTTCGGGGAACCGAGCGTCGAGGCCGTCGCGCGAACGATCGCGCGGCGCGGCGAGCCGATCGAGGGCTCGGCCGACGTCGACGACGAATGGATCGACGACAACACCGACTACGCCGACTTGGAGGCGCTGGCCGAGGCGCTCGTCGACGAGGAGACGACCCTGCGCGATCAGGGCCTCTCGCCGACGCTGCGGCTCCACGCCCCCCGCGGCGGTCACGAGGGCATCAAACACCCCGTGATCGAGGGCGGCGAGCTCGGGAAACACACCACCGAGGAGATCGACAGTCTCCTGGAGGCGATGCGATGA
- a CDS encoding 50S ribosomal protein L18: MATGPRYKVPMRRRREVRTDYHQRLRLLKSGKPRLVARVSNAHVRAQLVTPGSDGDETHAAASSEELGEYGWDAPTGNLPSAYLTGFLAGARAVDAGLDEAVLDIGLNTATPGNKTFAVQEGAIDAGLEIPHNDDVLADWSRTRGEHIADYAEQLDEPLYSGSFDASELPEHFDSVLETIQEDHE, encoded by the coding sequence ATGGCGACAGGACCACGATACAAGGTGCCGATGCGGCGCCGCCGCGAGGTCCGGACGGATTACCATCAGAGGTTGCGCCTGCTGAAATCGGGCAAGCCTCGCCTGGTCGCTCGGGTGAGCAACGCTCACGTCAGGGCGCAGCTGGTGACCCCCGGATCCGACGGCGACGAGACCCACGCGGCCGCCTCCAGCGAGGAGCTCGGCGAGTACGGCTGGGACGCCCCCACGGGCAACCTCCCCAGCGCGTACCTCACCGGCTTCCTCGCGGGCGCCCGCGCAGTCGACGCCGGCCTCGACGAGGCCGTCCTCGACATCGGGCTCAACACGGCGACGCCCGGCAACAAGACGTTCGCGGTACAGGAAGGAGCGATCGACGCGGGCCTCGAGATCCCGCACAACGACGACGTGCTGGCGGACTGGTCGCGCACGCGCGGCGAGCATATCGCCGACTACGCCGAGCAGCTCGACGAGCCGCTGTACAGCGGTTCGTTCGACGCCAGCGAGCTACCCGAGCACTTCGATTCCGTGCTCGAGACAATCCAGGAGGACCATGAGTAG
- a CDS encoding 50S ribosomal protein L5, translating into MSEAESADHEMREPYLEKVVVHMGVGQGGEPLADAEEIIEEITGQQSVRTTSKRTIAEFGIRKGDPIGVKVTLRGEDAHAFLATALELVEIGRSQFDDTGNLSFGVEDHTDFPSQEYDPNTGIYGLDVTTTIVRPGYRVSKRDKATGTIPARHRMTAEDAAAFLETNFDVEVTE; encoded by the coding sequence ATGAGTGAAGCCGAGAGCGCCGACCACGAGATGCGCGAGCCGTACCTCGAGAAGGTCGTCGTGCACATGGGCGTCGGGCAGGGCGGTGAACCCCTCGCCGACGCCGAGGAGATCATCGAGGAGATCACGGGCCAGCAGTCGGTCCGGACCACCTCGAAGCGCACCATCGCCGAGTTCGGGATCCGCAAGGGCGACCCGATCGGCGTCAAGGTGACGCTGCGGGGCGAGGACGCGCACGCGTTCCTCGCGACCGCGCTGGAGCTGGTCGAGATCGGCCGGAGCCAGTTCGACGACACGGGTAACCTCAGCTTCGGGGTCGAGGACCACACCGACTTCCCGAGCCAGGAGTACGATCCCAACACCGGGATCTACGGCCTCGACGTGACGACGACGATCGTCCGTCCCGGCTACCGCGTCTCGAAACGCGACAAGGCGACGGGGACCATCCCCGCTCGCCACCGGATGACAGCCGAGGACGCGGCCGCGTTCCTCGAAACGAACTTCGACGTCGAGGTAACCGAATGA
- a CDS encoding 50S ribosomal protein L6 — MNRVEIEIPDDVSAETDHLELTVEGPNGSVTRRLWYPDVDVSVEDGAVVIAAENEDAKTNATVGTFESHVANMIHGVTEGWEYAMEVYYAHFPMQVNVEGDEVVIENFLGESAARRTPIRGDTDVQVDGETVTLTGSDKEAVGQTAADIEQLTKVTDKDTRVFQDGVYIVEKPTGGA; from the coding sequence ATGAACAGAGTCGAAATCGAGATTCCGGACGACGTCTCCGCCGAGACCGATCACCTCGAACTCACCGTCGAGGGGCCCAACGGGAGCGTCACGCGACGCCTCTGGTACCCCGACGTCGACGTTTCCGTCGAGGACGGCGCGGTGGTCATCGCGGCCGAAAACGAGGACGCGAAGACCAACGCCACGGTCGGCACCTTCGAGAGCCACGTCGCCAACATGATCCACGGCGTCACCGAGGGCTGGGAGTACGCGATGGAAGTGTACTACGCCCACTTCCCGATGCAGGTGAACGTGGAGGGCGACGAGGTCGTCATCGAGAACTTCCTCGGAGAGAGCGCTGCGCGGCGCACCCCGATCCGCGGAGACACGGACGTACAGGTCGACGGCGAGACGGTCACGCTGACGGGCTCCGACAAGGAGGCCGTCGGGCAGACCGCCGCCGACATCGAACAGCTGACGAAGGTGACCGACAAGGACACGCGCGTCTTCCAGGACGGCGTGTACATCGTCGAGAAGCCCACCGGAGGTGCCTAA
- a CDS encoding 50S ribosomal protein L19e: MSDLKAQKRLAADELDVGKRRVWLDPDAQEEIEDAITREDVRELIEQGTIRAKDEKTNSRGRARERAEKRSYGHQSGAGTRKGRSGARQDTKDDWKARIRAQRARLKELRDEEDVLDASEYRTLYNKASGGDFEDVARLEAFIETQYGYEVTD, translated from the coding sequence ATGAGTGATCTGAAGGCGCAGAAACGGCTCGCAGCGGACGAGCTCGACGTCGGCAAGCGCCGCGTCTGGCTCGACCCCGACGCACAGGAGGAGATCGAGGACGCCATCACGCGAGAGGACGTCCGCGAACTCATCGAACAGGGAACGATCCGCGCGAAAGACGAGAAGACGAACTCGCGCGGTCGCGCCCGAGAGCGCGCCGAAAAGCGCTCGTACGGGCACCAGTCGGGCGCCGGTACCCGGAAGGGCCGCTCCGGCGCGCGGCAGGACACGAAAGACGACTGGAAGGCGCGCATCCGCGCACAGCGGGCCCGCCTGAAGGAGCTTCGCGACGAGGAAGACGTGCTCGACGCCTCCGAGTACCGCACGCTCTACAACAAGGCGAGCGGGGGAGACTTCGAGGACGTCGCCCGTCTCGAGGCGTTCATCGAGACGCAGTACGGTTACGAGGTGACGGACTAA
- a CDS encoding uL15m family ribosomal protein, with translation MTSKKRRQRGSRTHGGGTHKNRRGAGHRGGRGAAGRSKHEYHNYGPLGKHGFKRPEDAQTEVLEVKVQKLDEDAALYAAEGLADEDGDAYVFDARDVVEDGHEADVVKVLGGGQVRHELRVTADAFTAGAVELIEDAGGEATLSERAEEAADEPENTSDDENDEA, from the coding sequence ATGACGAGCAAGAAACGACGACAGCGCGGCTCTCGGACGCACGGCGGCGGCACGCACAAGAACCGGCGCGGCGCCGGACACCGCGGCGGCCGCGGCGCGGCCGGCCGCTCGAAACACGAGTATCACAACTACGGCCCGCTCGGCAAACACGGGTTCAAGCGGCCCGAGGACGCCCAGACGGAGGTCCTCGAAGTGAAGGTCCAGAAGCTCGACGAGGACGCGGCGCTGTACGCCGCCGAGGGCCTCGCCGACGAGGACGGCGACGCGTACGTCTTCGACGCGCGCGACGTCGTCGAGGACGGCCACGAGGCCGACGTGGTGAAGGTGCTCGGCGGCGGGCAGGTCCGCCACGAGCTCCGCGTCACGGCCGACGCGTTCACGGCCGGTGCGGTCGAGCTCATCGAGGACGCCGGCGGCGAGGCGACGCTCTCCGAGCGCGCCGAGGAAGCCGCTGACGAACCGGAAAACACTTCCGACGACGAGAACGACGAGGCGTAA
- a CDS encoding universal stress protein, whose protein sequence is MADTILVPLELPDPEPLSQLLIEDLSSLDVVVLGHYDLPEQTPASSAREQFGDAAQATLDDVAASFADAGASVRTRLVFGKDRAAAIRQVAVEEDCAAELDPAPTEGIERILVPVPDVAGFDRLPTFIRVLSEDSTQRITLFHVVEGEETRESGEAVVSETRERLVEDGFDADAVDTLVVEGDEHDAEILRVAADYDAVVMYEPESSLGDRLFGTLADRIADETDDPVIVVDRDY, encoded by the coding sequence ATGGCCGACACGATCCTCGTGCCGCTCGAACTCCCGGACCCCGAGCCGCTGTCGCAGCTGCTGATCGAGGACCTCTCGTCGCTCGACGTCGTGGTGCTCGGGCACTACGACCTGCCGGAACAGACGCCGGCCAGCTCCGCCCGCGAGCAGTTCGGCGACGCGGCGCAGGCGACGCTCGACGACGTCGCCGCGTCGTTCGCGGACGCGGGGGCGTCCGTCCGGACGCGGCTGGTGTTCGGGAAGGACCGCGCCGCCGCGATCCGACAGGTCGCGGTCGAGGAGGACTGCGCCGCCGAGCTCGACCCCGCCCCCACGGAGGGGATCGAGCGCATCCTCGTCCCGGTCCCGGACGTCGCCGGGTTCGACCGGCTCCCGACGTTCATCCGCGTCCTGAGCGAGGACTCGACGCAGCGCATCACCCTCTTCCACGTCGTCGAGGGCGAGGAGACCCGAGAGAGCGGCGAGGCGGTGGTCTCGGAGACGCGCGAGCGCTTAGTCGAAGACGGGTTCGACGCCGACGCGGTCGACACGCTGGTCGTCGAGGGCGACGAACACGACGCGGAGATCCTCCGCGTCGCGGCCGACTACGACGCGGTCGTGATGTACGAGCCGGAGTCGAGCCTCGGCGACCGCCTCTTCGGAACGCTCGCGGACCGCATCGCCGACGAGACCGACGACCCGGTTATCGTGGTCGACCGCGACTACTGA
- a CDS encoding 30S ribosomal protein S5: protein MSRHNDGWEPRTRLGRKVQDGEISSMEQALNSGLPLKEAEIVDQLLPGLEDEVLDINMVQRMTDSGRRVKFRCVVAVGNRDGYLGYAQARDDQVGGAIQKAIDVAKLNIISVDRGSGSWEDQPGGTNSLTRTAKGKAGSVTVEIKPAPQGLGLAAAETVRNILELAGVEDAWTNSDGNTRTTVNLAKATFNALENAAQSRTPQHAREVHYDEVSE from the coding sequence ATGAGTAGACACAACGACGGCTGGGAGCCGCGGACGCGACTCGGCCGCAAGGTACAGGACGGGGAGATCTCGTCGATGGAACAGGCGCTCAACTCCGGCCTCCCGCTGAAGGAGGCGGAGATCGTCGACCAGCTCCTCCCGGGGCTCGAAGACGAGGTGCTGGACATCAACATGGTCCAGCGCATGACCGACTCCGGCCGGCGCGTGAAGTTCCGCTGCGTGGTCGCCGTGGGCAACCGCGACGGCTACCTCGGCTACGCGCAGGCCCGCGACGACCAGGTCGGCGGCGCGATCCAGAAGGCGATCGACGTCGCGAAGCTGAACATCATCTCGGTCGACCGCGGCTCCGGCTCCTGGGAGGACCAGCCCGGCGGCACCAACTCCCTGACCCGCACGGCGAAGGGGAAGGCCGGCTCCGTCACGGTCGAGATCAAGCCCGCCCCGCAGGGGCTGGGCCTCGCGGCCGCGGAGACGGTCCGCAACATCCTGGAGCTCGCCGGCGTCGAGGACGCCTGGACGAACTCCGACGGCAACACGCGCACCACGGTGAACCTCGCGAAGGCGACGTTCAACGCCTTGGAGAACGCGGCGCAGTCCCGCACTCCGCAGCACGCGCGTGAAGTCCACTACGACGAGGTGAGCGAGTGA
- a CDS encoding ATP-binding protein produces MPAFVNRERELDRLHELYDSDSAELGVVYGRRRMGKTALVVKSIEDCDDAV; encoded by the coding sequence ATGCCTGCGTTCGTGAACCGAGAACGAGAACTCGACAGGCTCCACGAATTATACGACAGTGACTCTGCGGAGTTGGGCGTCGTCTACGGACGTCGGCGGATGGGAAAGACGGCGCTCGTCGTCAAATCCATCGAAGACTGCGACGACGCGGTGTAA
- a CDS encoding 30S ribosomal protein S8 — protein MTGNDPFTNALAGMDNAESVGHLSYTVEPASNIIGSVLEVLYDRGYVDGFEYVDDGKAGKFEVELKGAINECGAVKPRYSAGADEFEKWEKRYLPARDYGTLIVTTSHGVMSHYEAREEGIGGQVIAYVY, from the coding sequence ATGACGGGAAACGATCCATTCACCAACGCGCTCGCCGGCATGGACAACGCCGAGAGCGTTGGCCACCTGTCGTACACGGTAGAGCCCGCTTCGAACATCATCGGCTCCGTCCTCGAGGTCCTCTACGACCGCGGGTACGTCGACGGCTTCGAGTACGTCGACGACGGAAAAGCCGGGAAGTTCGAGGTCGAACTGAAAGGCGCGATCAACGAGTGTGGCGCCGTCAAGCCCCGCTACTCGGCGGGCGCAGACGAGTTCGAGAAGTGGGAGAAGCGATACCTCCCCGCCCGTGACTACGGGACGCTCATCGTCACGACGAGCCACGGCGTCATGAGCCACTACGAGGCCCGCGAGGAGGGCATCGGCGGCCAAGTGATCGCATACGTCTACTAA
- a CDS encoding transcriptional regulator translates to MTQTLHVRIESADRSDLEERLEAIDAGEDVEPSEPTLSIENLETFGRVFRSTNLKLLEAIVEHEPGSIRELARLVDRNPPEVLENVNELADYGLLELEEDGRAKRPVVWYDEIDADIPLTTGSGQGRKANA, encoded by the coding sequence ATGACTCAGACACTCCATGTTCGGATCGAGTCCGCCGACCGTAGCGACCTCGAAGAGCGCCTCGAAGCGATCGACGCCGGCGAGGACGTCGAACCCAGCGAGCCGACGCTCTCGATCGAGAACCTCGAAACGTTCGGCCGCGTCTTCCGCTCGACCAATCTCAAGCTCTTGGAAGCGATCGTCGAACACGAGCCAGGGAGCATCCGCGAGCTCGCGCGCCTCGTTGACCGGAACCCCCCGGAAGTCCTCGAAAACGTGAACGAGCTGGCCGACTACGGACTCCTCGAACTCGAAGAGGACGGCCGGGCGAAGCGGCCGGTCGTCTGGTACGACGAGATCGACGCCGACATCCCGCTCACGACCGGGTCGGGACAGGGGCGCAAGGCGAACGCCTGA
- a CDS encoding 50S ribosomal protein L32e — MADELEDISGVGPSKADALREAGYETVEDVKAASQSELSEVDGVGNALAARIKADVGGLEVDEEADAEIEDETDEGEADEADADETVETELRPRGHADKTPELDDETARALAQKHREGKPQFNRQDYHKKKRIPTSWRKPRGGLSKQRRRMKSKGPVVEAGFRSPTASRDLHPSGFEEVRVHNTDDLEGVDGDTQAVRIASKVGGRKRELIEDEAEERGIRVLNPTYVEVEVDDE, encoded by the coding sequence ATGGCAGACGAACTGGAAGACATCAGCGGTGTCGGTCCCTCGAAGGCGGACGCGCTTCGCGAGGCCGGCTACGAGACGGTCGAGGACGTGAAGGCCGCCTCCCAGTCGGAGCTCTCCGAGGTCGACGGCGTCGGCAACGCGCTCGCCGCGCGTATCAAGGCCGACGTCGGCGGACTGGAGGTCGACGAGGAGGCGGACGCGGAGATCGAAGACGAGACGGACGAGGGGGAGGCCGACGAGGCCGACGCCGACGAGACCGTCGAGACGGAGCTTCGCCCCCGCGGCCACGCCGACAAGACGCCGGAGCTGGACGACGAGACCGCTCGCGCGCTCGCACAGAAGCACCGCGAGGGGAAACCGCAGTTCAACCGGCAGGATTACCACAAGAAAAAGCGGATCCCGACGTCGTGGCGCAAGCCGCGCGGCGGGCTCTCCAAGCAGCGCCGCCGCATGAAGTCGAAGGGCCCGGTCGTCGAGGCCGGCTTCCGCTCGCCGACGGCGTCGCGCGACCTGCACCCGAGCGGCTTCGAGGAGGTCCGCGTGCACAACACGGACGACCTCGAGGGCGTCGACGGCGACACGCAGGCGGTGCGTATCGCCTCGAAGGTCGGCGGTCGCAAGCGCGAACTGATCGAAGACGAGGCGGAGGAGCGGGGCATTCGCGTGCTGAACCCGACCTACGTCGAAGTGGAGGTCGACGATGAGTGA
- a CDS encoding 30S ribosomal protein S14 — MSEANNDTGEHAAKRTDSRHTCRRCDREQGLVGKYDINLCRQCFREVARDMGFEKYS; from the coding sequence ATGAGCGAAGCGAACAACGACACGGGCGAGCACGCCGCGAAGCGCACCGACTCCCGGCACACGTGCCGGCGGTGCGACCGCGAGCAGGGACTCGTCGGCAAGTACGACATCAACCTCTGCCGGCAGTGCTTCCGCGAGGTCGCCCGAGACATGGGATTCGAGAAGTACAGCTGA